A genomic segment from Acidimicrobiales bacterium encodes:
- a CDS encoding YrdB family protein, translating to MHLPTMPGWNLALRFGLEIVAFVGIGAGAWFAVSDVVDLRAARWAAVIIAPVVAMASWGTFNVIGDPSRSGRAPVVVAGTTRLVVELLILAFGFAGLATARPSFAYVFGGLAVIHYATSWPRITWLIAQRRGSGAPGEQ from the coding sequence GTGCATCTCCCGACCATGCCGGGATGGAACCTCGCGCTTCGATTCGGGCTGGAGATCGTCGCGTTCGTCGGCATCGGCGCCGGCGCCTGGTTCGCCGTGTCCGACGTCGTCGACCTACGGGCGGCCCGCTGGGCGGCCGTGATCATCGCGCCCGTGGTCGCGATGGCATCATGGGGCACCTTCAACGTGATCGGCGATCCGAGTCGATCGGGCCGGGCTCCCGTTGTGGTGGCCGGAACCACTCGCCTGGTGGTCGAACTATTGATCCTCGCGTTCGGCTTCGCCGGCCTGGCGACAGCCCGACCATCGTTCGCGTACGTCTTCGGCGGTCTCGCGGTGATCCACTACGCCACATCGTGGCCGCGGATCACCTGGCTCATCGCTCAACGTCGGGGATCAGGCGCGCCAGGTGAGCAATGA
- a CDS encoding SRPBCC family protein, with protein sequence MSFELQVSRDIAASPAAVYAAITDVTRMGEWSPETVKGEWAEGSDGPAVGARFVGHNRHGEMEWTTTATVVDLVENERFHFDCDMNGFVFAKWGYDIEPTDGGCRITESTSNLIPEEMRPATVEISGIEDRAVRNQETMTETLDRLAAAVE encoded by the coding sequence ATGTCTTTCGAACTCCAGGTCAGCCGTGACATCGCCGCCTCGCCCGCCGCGGTCTATGCCGCCATCACCGACGTCACCCGCATGGGCGAGTGGTCACCCGAAACGGTGAAGGGCGAATGGGCCGAGGGCTCCGACGGGCCCGCCGTCGGTGCCCGGTTCGTCGGCCACAACCGCCATGGCGAAATGGAGTGGACCACCACCGCCACCGTCGTCGACCTGGTGGAGAACGAACGCTTCCACTTCGACTGCGACATGAACGGGTTCGTCTTCGCCAAGTGGGGCTACGACATCGAGCCCACCGACGGCGGCTGCCGGATCACCGAGTCGACCAGCAACCTCATTCCCGAGGAGATGCGGCCGGCGACGGTGGAGATCTCCGGGATCGAGGACCGGGCCGTGCGCAACCAGGAGACCATGACCGAAACCCTCGACCGCCTCGCCGCTGCCGTCGAGTAG
- a CDS encoding pyridoxamine 5'-phosphate oxidase family protein — translation MSSIDVTGPAFLAMAHRIVWSTVATADTGNGLRTRVLHPIWEWDGTRLTGWIATSPTEVKTRALVADPRVSLTYWDHTQDTCTADCHAEWIDDSECEALWNRFADAPAPVGYDPAIIPPWADGPQSPAFSGWKLDPFRLRVMPGSLMTAGQGSLLTWRA, via the coding sequence ATGAGTTCGATCGATGTCACCGGCCCCGCCTTTCTCGCGATGGCCCATCGCATCGTGTGGAGCACCGTCGCCACCGCCGACACCGGAAATGGACTGCGGACCCGGGTCCTCCACCCGATATGGGAGTGGGACGGCACGAGGCTCACCGGCTGGATCGCCACGTCGCCCACCGAGGTCAAGACCCGGGCGCTCGTCGCCGACCCGAGGGTGTCGCTCACCTATTGGGACCACACGCAAGACACGTGCACGGCCGACTGCCACGCCGAATGGATCGACGACAGCGAGTGCGAGGCACTGTGGAATCGGTTCGCCGACGCCCCTGCGCCGGTCGGCTACGACCCGGCGATCATTCCGCCGTGGGCCGACGGGCCGCAGTCACCGGCGTTCTCGGGATGGAAGCTCGATCCGTTCCGTCTGCGGGTGATGCCCGGCTCGCTCATGACCGCGGGGCAGGGTTCATTGCTCACCTGGCGCGCCTGA